The Bacteroidota bacterium genome includes the window AGCTAGATATCCTGGTTAACAATGCCGGCATTCAGCACTATGGCACCGTGCTCACCACCACGCTTGAGGAATGGGACCGCGTGATGAACGTGAACCTCAAAAGCGCGTTTGTGTGTGCCCGCAGCGTCATTCCTTCGATGCAACGTAAGGGGCGGGGGATAGTGGTGAACGTGGCGAGTGTACAGAGCCTTCATTCTCAGCAAAATGTCGCGCCCTACACCACAAGTAAAACAGCGATGCTTGGTTTGACGCGGAGCATTGCCGTCGACTTTGCGCCGGCGATCCGGTCGGTAGCTGTTTGTCCGGGTACTGTGGATACGCCGATGGTGCAATGGACGGCGGAGCAATCCGGCGATGCAGCAGCGCTGTATGAGGAGGTGGCAGCCATGCATTTGTCTAACCGCATTGCAAAGCCCGAAGAAATTGCCGGCCTGATTGCCTACTTGTGTACGGATGAGGCCGCGTTTATCACGGGGCAGGCAATTCGTATTGATGGGGGGCTGGGTGTATTGCTTGGGGGGACGGTGAAAGAATAGCGAGAAAAAGATTAGCGATGTGCGGTCGTTACATCGCCATGCATTTAGTGGACTTTCCTTGCACGTATTGTCGTGAAGCTGGCATCGAACACTTGCGAATAATCGGAAAATAAAAAAGGCCGGGTGAACACACCCGGCCTTTTTTCAAACATACATCATGTAGTTTGTTATTCTTTGCCACCTTCAGCGGCTTCTGCTGGCGGTTTTTCTGCCGGCGGATCTTCAGATCCTTTGGCAGGCGCCTTTTTGCTAGCTGCTTTTTTGGATTTTGTTGCCTTTTTGGGCGGGGCAGCCTTGACCGTTTCGATGTGCAATTCCTGCGTTTCATCTTTGCCATCGTGGGTGATATTAATGGTATCACCGCTAGCCAGGTTGTTACCAAGGATGGCTTCTGCCATTGGATCCTCGATGTACTTCTGGATGGCTCGACGCAAGGGACGCGCACCAAATTTCGGATCGTATCCTTTCTCAACGAGGAAGTCTTTGGCAGACTGCGTGAGCTCAACTTCGATGCCGACACCGCGGGCGCGGGCAAAGAGGTCGTTGGCCATCAGGTCGATGATCTGATGGATGTGCTCTTTCTCGAGAGAGTGGAAAACGATAACATCGTCGATACGGTTGAGGAATTCCGGATTGAACACGCGCTTGAGGGCGTCTTCAACGGTACTCTTCATGGCGGCATAGTTGAAGTCGTTGTCTCCCTGGGAGAAACCCATGCCTTTGCCGAGATTTTTGATGTCTCGTGCACCGATGTTGGATGTCATGATGATGATGGTATTCCGGAAGTCAACCCGCCGGCCCAAACCATCTGTAAGAATACCGTCGTCGAGCACTTGCAGCAGGATGTTGAATACATCCGGGTGTGCTTTTTCGATTTCGTCGAGCAGTACAACGGAGTAAGGCTTGCGGCGCACTTTTTCAGTGAGCTGGCCGCCTTCTTCGTACCCAACGTATCCCGGAGGCGCACCTACGAGCCGGCTCACGGAGAATTTCTCCATGTACTCACTCATGTCGATGCGAATAAGAGAATCTTGCGAGTCGAAGAGGTACTCTGTAAGTACTTTGGCGAGTTCGGTTTTACCAACCCCGGTAGGGCCGAGGAAAATGAACGAGCCAATTGGACGTTTGGGATCTTTGAGACCAGCCCGCGTACGGCGGATGGCTTTTGAGAGCTTGGTGATCGGCTCATCCTGGCCGATTACACGGCCTTTGAGCTCTTCTTCCATAGCGAGCAGTTTCTCGCTTTCAGGCTCTGCAATTTTGTCCACAGGAATGCCAGTCATCATGGCGACCACTTCTGCAATGCTCTTGGCATTTACATCGTGGACTTCCGTTTCAGCCTTGCGCTCCCATTCTTTTTTGGAGACTTCGAGTTCTTCCTGCAGTTTTTTCTCTGTATCCCGCAGGCGGGCCGCTTCTTCAAACCGCTGGCTTTTTACAACCCGGTTTTTCTCTTCGCGAACCTCCTCGATTTGCTCTTCAATTTTGACAATTTCTTTCGGGACACGGATGTTGGACAGGTGTACCCGGGCGCCGGCTTCGTCCATGACGTCGATCGCTTTGTCCGGCAGAAATCTGTCGGTGATGTAGCGGTCGCTTAACTGGACGGCCAGTTCAATGCCTTCATCGGAGTAGCGAACATTGTGGTGTTCTTCGTACTTCTCCTTGATGTTGTGGAGAATGTCGATGGTCTCTTCGAGGGAAGAGGGGTCGACAATAATTTTCTGAAAACGTCGATCGAGTGCACCGTCTTTCTCGATGTATTGGCGGTACTCGTCGAGGGTTGTTGCACCAACACACTGGATTTCTCCGCGTGCCAGGGCAGGTTTGAACATGTTGGATGCATCGAGGCTGCCTGAAGCACCGCCGGCGCCCACGATGGTGTGGAGCTCGTCGATGAACAGGATCACATCCGGACTTTTTTCGAGCTCATTCATTACCGCTTTCATGCGCTCCTCAAATTGCCCACGGTACTTGGTACCGGCAACGAGTGCTGCTAGGTCAAGGGTAACAATGCGCTTGTCATACAATACCCGGCTAACCTTGCGCTGTACAATGCGCATGGCCAATCCTTCAGCGATGGCAGTTTTACCAACGCCGGGCTCACCAATGAGAACGGGATTGTTCTTTTTACGCCGGCTCAACACTTGTGCTACGCGCTCAATTTCGCGTTCACGTCCAACGATGGGGTCGAGCTTGCTTTCTTCAGCCAACTTGGTGAGATCCCGGCCGAAGTTATCTAATACTGGTGTTTTGCTCTTTTCCATTTTACTACGCTCTTTTCCGTATCCTGAGGACGAGAGGCCTCCCGCACGACTGCTACCCGAAGATGAAGCTTTACCGCTTATAATCGAGTCCAGCTCTGCACGAACGGCATCATAGGTGATCGAAAAGCCTTGTTGTAAGATCTGAGCAGCGATATTTTCGTCATCACGCAGGAGGCTAAGCAGCAGATGTTCGGTACCGATAACATCACTTTTATACAGCTTGGCTTCCAGGTACGTAATTTTTAAAACTTTCTCTGCCTGTTTTGTTAATGGGATGTTGCCGACAGTCAAGGTGCCGCCAGTGCTGCGCACGGTGTCCTCTATAGCCTTTTTCAGCTTAAAGAGATCACAGCCCAGATTCCGGAGAATCTTTACAGCAATGCCTTCACCTTCTCGAATGATACCTAGGAGTAAATGCTCTGTACCTATGTAGTCGTGACCGAGACGAATTGCTTCTTCTCGACTGTATGAGATTACGTCACGTACACGGTTTGAGAAATTCCCTTCCATGCCTTACACGTTCTAAGCGAATGGGTGCCCCGGTTTACGGGCTCGTTAAAAAAAGCAATAAATGCTGTCTGGCTGGAGTACTTTTTAAGAACAGTTCGATCAACAGCGTGGCCCTGAACAAGACCCATACAGGCCTGCAAATTGATTGAAGCAGAACAGTATTAATGTTAACCGAACCTTACGTAGGCTGTTCCTTACCCTGGGGAAAGATAAAGCCTTTTTCCTAGCCAACTTCCAGGAGCAGCAGCAGCCAGCACCAAAGCGGTGCGATCAGGTTTTAAAAACCGCGTCTGATGGGATTATGCAGCGAAACTAGAGCCACATCCACAGGTCGAGGCTGCATTCGGATTTTCAAACGTAAATCCTCTTGCATTTAGTCCGTCCTGGTAATCAATGGTTGTACCATGCAGGTACAGGCCATGACGCTTGTCGATGTACAAAATGATGTCATCAAGCCTGAATTCCAGGTCCTGTTCTCTCATTTTGTCAAAGCCAAGAATGTAGCTCATGCCGGAGCAGCCACCTCCTCGAACGCCAACACGCAGACCGAAGCCATCAGGAATCGACTTAGATTCCATAATTTTCCTGACTTCTTCTGATGCACGTTGACTTAATAATACAGGTGCATTGGAGCGTTCAATCGTTACAGACTCTGGCATTATTTCGCGAGTTGTTTACTAGTTGAAGTAGTACAGCAAAAATCCGCTTTGGGGTAGTTCTAGATCCAACGGGAATTTACAAGTTGCTGTTCCCCAAAAAACACTGTTGTCGAAAGGCCACTCTCGGGCATAGTCCAAAGAACAAGGTTCAAGCCGCTTACCTGAAAACAACGCTGCTAGAACGCTTCATGCCTCTGGTAATCGGCAATATGTGATTTTTCTTGAGTCAACATAGACCATGCCCGATCACGACTTATCGCAATTGGCGTGCGAGGATAACGGGTTGCTTTATCTGTTGCGTCGTTCCGGCCGAGACGTCCAGCAGGTTTACTACAACAATGTATACGCCAACTGGCAGGAGACTTCCGCCATCTGACGCCCCATCCCAGAATCGTATTTCGCGCTGTTGAAACAGGGTTGTTTCTACCAGCGTCCGTACCTGACGGCCGGCCAAATCGAAGACTTTTATGCCGCCTGCCTGGGAAGCTTTTTCTGTCTGAATCGCAATGGTCAACACGTCATTAACCCCATCACCATCGGGTGAAAACAGGGCGGGGTTGATAATCAGTTGCCCGTTTGTTTCTGTCTCCTCTGTGATTTGGCGCAGGGAATTTTCCCGGCCTGGCGTGCCTCCCGAACCCGTTACAGCGCTGCTCCAGTTTGACGGGAGGGCGGTTGCCGCGTCTTGACGCCTGCGCTCCAGTGCCCGCCCCCGGGTCTCTTCGAGGAGTGGATGATGCCACGCCGGATCGTACACGAGGTCATCCACGACGAGGCTGTCACCCACCACCAGACCCACGCGGTCTCCTTCATTTCGAAGCCCGAGTGATGCTGCGTCTACCGGAAGTAAAAGTGGTGATGTGGTTTGCAATCCAGGAAATGCGTCTTCAAAGACTTCAAGGTCCTGCCTGGTTTTGCCGGGCGCGTATAAAATTGCAAAGCTACCCGCTACCATGACGGGGAGGGGCGGTGTTGCCCTGCGTGTATCTGCTTCACCTCGATCGTCAGCTTCGCCGGCCAACGCAAGGTGCCGCAAAGACAGCAGATGCTCTGAGGCGTTAAACACTTCGACATATTCGGGTTGATCGGGCAGGTTGTCATACGGATCTGCGCGTGGTGCAAACATAACCTCGTTGATCAGGAGTTCGCCGGCAACTGGCAGTCTGGCAATCGGGTGTTGCTGCCGGGGCCCGGTATTTCCTGTCAAATCTGATATCCCATCGTAGCGCAGCGCGTTGGCTGGAACCGCATTGCCAAAGGTTAAGGAAAACGTGCTTACATCGATGGGCGTGATTGTCCATGGAGATTGATCACCTGCTTGAAACTGGGTGAGGTGGAGGGCTGTGAAGTCTATTTGCTCATTCCAAAACAGGGTGAGTGTTTTCGGGGTGGTCCGCTCTGCCAGTAAAAGAAAGGGCGGTGTGCGGTCGGGATTGAAAATGCTGTTTTGGTATCCCGGGCTTGCACCCTGTTGCGCTACCGAGCTTCCCCAGTTGAATGCCGCCGCCGGCCCCAAAGGATCAATTCGCTCCAGCGAAACCCGTTGGCCGCCCCAGTCTGGCAAATACGATACAGCATCGATCATTGCTGCGCCGGCGTACAGGGTGACGGTGTCGCCGCTGTTGTTCAGCGCTGGCCAGGAGGAAGGTTCAAGCAACAGGTTTTCCTGTGCCAACGCGGCCGGCAATGCAAAAGTCTGCTTTAACAGCATCGTGTCTCGTGCAATCACCGCAAATTGTTCAGGGGGGAGGAGCGCGTCTCCATCACAGAGCACAACGGGCTCGTCGCGGCTATCAGCAATCGACAAAGTGCACAGGTTCAGTAATGCAGTTGACCTGTTAAAAACCTCGACAAACTCTAGCCTGGAATCGGCTGGCGCATAGTGAATTTCGTTGATGACCAGATCACCCGGATCGTGGTATTGCTGCGTTGCCGGCAGCGCGTTGCCGGGTAATAGCAGCCCTTGTAAGACCAGCGTAGTGGCTTGAAGCAGGAATAACGTTGATGGCATGGGGCAAACCGTTGCGTACTACAGGTACTCCTATAGACGCAGTTGAGCCGGCCGGCATACCCTCTTTTTTCGCTCCTTTAAACGCCGAGCGGATCGCTATTTACGTGGCTGATCAGCACACGCGTCATCAGTTCGATGGCGGGCACGATGGCTGACTCATCTACATCGAAGTGGGCATCATGCAGCGGATAAGAGGTTGCCGGGCTATTCGACGTACCCACCCGGATCATGGCGCCGGGGATAATTTGCTGGAAGTTGGCGAAGTCTTCGCCGCCCATGCTGGGTCGCGGGATGTGGTACAGGGCTGCTTTGCCGTTGTGGGTCACAATATTCTCAATGAGATGATCAACCAGGCGGGCGTCGTTGATGACCGGCGGGAGGCCGACATCAAACTTTACATCAGCTGATGCCCCGGAGGTCTGGCAAACGGCTGCTGCCGTTGCGCGAATCATGTCCTGCATCCTATGCAGCGTTTCCATGGTGGTACACCGCACCGTGCCGCCAAATTCTACGAGCGACGGGACCACGTTGTAAGCTTCGCCGGCAAAGAAGCGGCAAATGGTTAAAATGGTTGCATCCCGCGGATCCGTAAAACGGCCCGCCAACTGGTACAACTGGTTGGCAAT containing:
- a CDS encoding glucose 1-dehydrogenase: MKRLAGKVALVTGGAKGIGAATAKRLLAEGACVAILDVDSAGETLLESADARFLLCDVTKPAAVEAAVSEIIEAFGELDILVNNAGIQHYGTVLTTTLEEWDRVMNVNLKSAFVCARSVIPSMQRKGRGIVVNVASVQSLHSQQNVAPYTTSKTAMLGLTRSIAVDFAPAIRSVAVCPGTVDTPMVQWTAEQSGDAAALYEEVAAMHLSNRIAKPEEIAGLIAYLCTDEAAFITGQAIRIDGGLGVLLGGTVKE
- a CDS encoding ATP-dependent Clp protease ATP-binding subunit, producing MEGNFSNRVRDVISYSREEAIRLGHDYIGTEHLLLGIIREGEGIAVKILRNLGCDLFKLKKAIEDTVRSTGGTLTVGNIPLTKQAEKVLKITYLEAKLYKSDVIGTEHLLLSLLRDDENIAAQILQQGFSITYDAVRAELDSIISGKASSSGSSRAGGLSSSGYGKERSKMEKSKTPVLDNFGRDLTKLAEESKLDPIVGREREIERVAQVLSRRKKNNPVLIGEPGVGKTAIAEGLAMRIVQRKVSRVLYDKRIVTLDLAALVAGTKYRGQFEERMKAVMNELEKSPDVILFIDELHTIVGAGGASGSLDASNMFKPALARGEIQCVGATTLDEYRQYIEKDGALDRRFQKIIVDPSSLEETIDILHNIKEKYEEHHNVRYSDEGIELAVQLSDRYITDRFLPDKAIDVMDEAGARVHLSNIRVPKEIVKIEEQIEEVREEKNRVVKSQRFEEAARLRDTEKKLQEELEVSKKEWERKAETEVHDVNAKSIAEVVAMMTGIPVDKIAEPESEKLLAMEEELKGRVIGQDEPITKLSKAIRRTRAGLKDPKRPIGSFIFLGPTGVGKTELAKVLTEYLFDSQDSLIRIDMSEYMEKFSVSRLVGAPPGYVGYEEGGQLTEKVRRKPYSVVLLDEIEKAHPDVFNILLQVLDDGILTDGLGRRVDFRNTIIIMTSNIGARDIKNLGKGMGFSQGDNDFNYAAMKSTVEDALKRVFNPEFLNRIDDVIVFHSLEKEHIHQIIDLMANDLFARARGVGIEVELTQSAKDFLVEKGYDPKFGARPLRRAIQKYIEDPMAEAILGNNLASGDTINITHDGKDETQELHIETVKAAPPKKATKSKKAASKKAPAKGSEDPPAEKPPAEAAEGGKE
- a CDS encoding iron-sulfur cluster assembly accessory protein, encoding MPESVTIERSNAPVLLSQRASEEVRKIMESKSIPDGFGLRVGVRGGGCSGMSYILGFDKMREQDLEFRLDDIILYIDKRHGLYLHGTTIDYQDGLNARGFTFENPNAASTCGCGSSFAA
- a CDS encoding lamin tail domain-containing protein produces the protein MPSTLFLLQATTLVLQGLLLPGNALPATQQYHDPGDLVINEIHYAPADSRLEFVEVFNRSTALLNLCTLSIADSRDEPVVLCDGDALLPPEQFAVIARDTMLLKQTFALPAALAQENLLLEPSSWPALNNSGDTVTLYAGAAMIDAVSYLPDWGGQRVSLERIDPLGPAAAFNWGSSVAQQGASPGYQNSIFNPDRTPPFLLLAERTTPKTLTLFWNEQIDFTALHLTQFQAGDQSPWTITPIDVSTFSLTFGNAVPANALRYDGISDLTGNTGPRQQHPIARLPVAGELLINEVMFAPRADPYDNLPDQPEYVEVFNASEHLLSLRHLALAGEADDRGEADTRRATPPLPVMVAGSFAILYAPGKTRQDLEVFEDAFPGLQTTSPLLLPVDAASLGLRNEGDRVGLVVGDSLVVDDLVYDPAWHHPLLEETRGRALERRRQDAATALPSNWSSAVTGSGGTPGRENSLRQITEETETNGQLIINPALFSPDGDGVNDVLTIAIQTEKASQAGGIKVFDLAGRQVRTLVETTLFQQREIRFWDGASDGGSLLPVGVYIVVVNLLDVSAGTTQQIKQPVILARQLR